Proteins found in one Artemia franciscana chromosome 13, ASM3288406v1, whole genome shotgun sequence genomic segment:
- the LOC136034846 gene encoding tyrosine-protein kinase transmembrane receptor Ror-like isoform X2: MKQHVWSYRIQQLFACALTIIRHLFQMGHAQDVLEEDSSATTDHDGLTAVLAVFLLLSFVALSIVGSGFWLKTRRRKKEAQMFVDTITSVDSGAKADPQGCVFNPSYGLVEETENLNISQVARLPRENLTLLSKLGEGCFGVVFKGKLASKNGCKNVAVKILKSRYTDSAAADSIRREAHVMSTFSHQNIITFLGLVHQGSVPWLVFEFMAYGDLSKILRAETPLLGDDKSIVSLQQEDLFSVAWQIASGMEYLSRRRFVHRDLACRNCLVDENFVVKIADFGMSRDVYASDYYKVGGSKLLPVRWMAPEAIVYGRYTLESDVWSYGIVLWEIFSWGKQPYYGFSNEEAVKIILRGTHLTPPNECPKIIREIMRGCFQRETKKRPTFIEITTKLKSGSEFEHFYQNITKIPDYVISECYLQPRKPESGYFGSFDEDSLESSLAKVDSESSLAKSKAKKAELSRTEHSFDSGIQNSESEKVETPQDFSVL, encoded by the exons gAAGAAGATTCCAGCGCAACGACTGACCACGATGGTTTAACTGCCGTTTTGGCAGTGTTTCTACTTTTATCTTTCGTTGCTCTATCTATTGTTGGTTCTGGTTTTTGgttgaaaacaagaagaagGAAGAAAGAAGCACAGATGTTTGTTGATACT ATCACATCTGTCGATTCAGGGGCTAAAGCTGACCCACAAGGCTGTGTATTTAATCCTAGCTATGGACTTGTGGAAGAGACAGAGAATTTAAACATTTCCCAAGTGGCACGGTTGCCGCGAGAAAATTTAACACTCCTCAGCAAATTAGGTGAAGGATGTTTTGGAGTCGTTTTCAAAG GAAAATTGGCATCAAAAAATGGCTGCAAAAATGTGGCTGTTAAAATTTTGAAGAGCAGGTACACAGATTCAGCGGCTGCTGATAGTATTCGACGAGAAGCACATGTAATGTCAACGTTCTCTCATCAAAATATCATCACTTTTTTGGGTTTAGTTCATCAag GCTCTGTACCCTGGCTTGTATTTGAGTTTATGGCCTATGGTGACCTTTCAAAAATACTACGTGCAGAAACCCCTCTATTGGGAGATGACAAGTCAATTGTTTCATTACAACAA GAAGATCTGTTCTCAGTTGCTTGGCAGATAGCATCTGGAATGGAATACCTCTCTCGCCGAAGATTTGTCCACCGTGACCTCGCCTGCAGGAATTGTTTGGTCGACGAGAATTTTGTTGTGAAGATCGCGGATTTTGGGATGAGCAGAGATGTTTATGCTTCTGATTATTATAAG GTGGGCGGTTCTAAACTTTTACCTGTAAGATGGATGGCACCAGAAGCGATCGTATATGGACGGTATACTTTAGAATCTGACGTTTGGTCGTATGGAATTGTGTTATGGGAGATATTTTCTTGGGGCAAACAACCATATTATGGATTTTCCAATGAAGAG gcTGTGAAAATTATTCTCAGGGGTACTCACCTCACTCCACCAAATGAATGCCCAAAGATCATTCGTGAAATAATGCGAGGATGTTTCCAAAGAGAAACGAAGAAACGCCCTACTTTTATAGAAATTACTACTAAACTAAAATCAGGCTCAGAGTTCGAACATTTCTATCAAAATATCACTAAAATACCTGATTACGTTATCAGTGAGTGTTATTTGCAACCAAGAAAGCCAGAAAGTGGATACTTTGGATCATTTGATGAAGATTCCTTAGAAAGCAGCCTTGCAAAAGTAGACTCAGAAAGCAGCCTCGCTAAAAGTAAAGCTAAGAAAGCTGAGCTCTCGCGGACAGAACATTCGTTCGATAGTGGAATACAGAATTCGGAGTCGGAAAAAGTTGAAACGCCTCAGGACTTTTCTGTTCTTTAA